AGAACCAACTGCACCAACTCCGCGAGTTCGCTGAGCGCCACGGCACTGTTTACCAGGTGTTCACCGACCAGGAGTCGGGCGGCAAGGCCGACCGCACTGCATTTAAGCAGTTACTACTGGAAGCCTACCAGCAGCAGTTTGACCTAGTGGTGTTCTGGCGGCTGGACCGCTTCAGCCGCGAGGGCGCGCTGGCCACGCTGCGCTACCTGAAGGAGTTGAAAGACCACGGGGTGAATTACAAGTCCTTCACCGAGCCTTACCTCGACTCGCTCGGGCCCTTCGGCGACGTCATCGTCTCGATGCTGGCCACCATCGCCGCCCAGGACCTGATTAAGATTTCCGAGAATACGAAAGCGGCCCTGGCCAAGAAGAAAGCGGCCGGTGTGAAACTCGGCACCCCAGGGAAAAGCCCGGAACAGATTGCGCAGA
The nucleotide sequence above comes from Hymenobacter sp. BRD128. Encoded proteins:
- a CDS encoding recombinase family protein yields the protein MRVAIYARVSTKDKGQDTENQLHQLREFAERHGTVYQVFTDQESGGKADRTAFKQLLLEAYQQQFDLVVFWRLDRFSREGALATLRYLKELKDHGVNYKSFTEPYLDSLGPFGDVIVSMLATIAAQDLIKISENTKAALAKKKAAGVKLGTPGKSPEQIAQIRRLKAGGLSNYAISKTMGISASTVAKYLTE